GGAAAAAGAAGTCGTAGGTCTCCCGGTGCTGGCGCAGGGTCGCGACCTCCTCCGCGAAGGTCGCCCCGGTCTTCAAGACTTCCATCCCGACCAGGCGCGCGAGGCCGCGATACATGGGGTAGGCCGCAATGGCGGCGGCTCTTAAGCCGTAGAGTTGGGGGAACTGAGGAAGCTCGGGGAGACGGTCGAACCCGCGCAGGAGCACCATGTTCGCCGGCGCGGCGTCGGCCAGCACCGAGCGGGCATGCTCGAGGAACCGGTTGACGGCCCGCGCCGTCGGCTCGGCGTCGGCGGCGAGGGCCCTCGCCGGATGCGGGGGGACGCCGAGAGCCTGGGGGTCGGTCTCCGTGAGCTGCCCCGAGAGGCCGGGCCCCCGGAGGACGAGCACGAAGCGGTGCTCTTTGACCGGCTCGACGAAGACCTCGACCCCATCGAGCCGGAAGCTCCTCAGCCGCTGGCAGAGCGACACGCAGAGCTCGGTCGCGATCCGGCCCGCCCGGCGGTCGGTGATCCGGCTGTCGCGGTCCACGGTGCAGAAGTTGCCGCGCGCCGCCACGTCGCCTGGCCGAAGCTCGAAGTCGATGCCGAGCGCCTCGAGGACCCCGCGCCCGACCCGGTAGCGCAGCGGGTCGTAGCCGAAGAGCCCCAGGTGTCCGGGCCCGCTCCCTGGCGTGATGCCAGGGGCCACGTGGATGAGCAGACCGCAGGCGGACCGGAGCGCGAGAGCGTGGAGGTTGGGAAGCCGCGCGCTCTCGAGCTCGGACCGGCCCGTCTCGGGATGGGGAAGGCCCCCGAGCCCGTCGGCGGAGAGCAGGACCAGCTTGGTCGTGTTGGGGACGACCAGTGAGCGGAGCAGTTCAAAGTCCATCGGCATCCCCGATCCACTCGGCCACGTGGACGCGCGTCTCGGCGAGGTACCGGAAGCCGCTGTCGAACTCGTAGGCCACGATCCGTCGCTCGTCGGCGTCCAGGAAGCGGATCACGAAGCGGTCGGTCCCCAGCGCACGCGCGTCGATCGTCCGACACCCGTCGGCCGCCAGACCGAGCCGCTCCATCAGCTCCATCAGCGTGAACGCATGCTCGCCGACCGCGAGCCGTCGGGATCCCGAGCCCAGCCTGCCGAACCGCGCCTCGAACGCCTCGCGCCGTGCGCCCATGCCTCGTTCCGCACCGGCAGGATACCACCGGCCCTCAAACCCGGGCAACCGGCAGGATCGGCTGAGGCTCGTCCCGCGGGCGACAAAGGGTTGAACGGCGCGGAGCCGGTTTGCTATAGTGTGGACCTGTCATTTCGCTTTCACGGCCGAATGTCT
The genomic region above belongs to Candidatus Rokuibacteriota bacterium and contains:
- a CDS encoding 2,3-bisphosphoglycerate-independent phosphoglycerate mutase, yielding MDFELLRSLVVPNTTKLVLLSADGLGGLPHPETGRSELESARLPNLHALALRSACGLLIHVAPGITPGSGPGHLGLFGYDPLRYRVGRGVLEALGIDFELRPGDVAARGNFCTVDRDSRITDRRAGRIATELCVSLCQRLRSFRLDGVEVFVEPVKEHRFVLVLRGPGLSGQLTETDPQALGVPPHPARALAADAEPTARAVNRFLEHARSVLADAAPANMVLLRGFDRLPELPQFPQLYGLRAAAIAAYPMYRGLARLVGMEVLKTGATFAEEVATLRQHRETYDFFFLHYKDTDKAGEDGDFAAKVAALERLDRLIPEILALKPDVLVVTGDHASPAALKGHGWQPVPVLLWSAHCGADPVSEFTERACAGGSLGVFPAQHLMPLVLANGLRLTKFGA